From a region of the Phoenix dactylifera cultivar Barhee BC4 unplaced genomic scaffold, palm_55x_up_171113_PBpolish2nd_filt_p 000490F, whole genome shotgun sequence genome:
- the LOC103696388 gene encoding ATPase 8, plasma membrane-type-like, translating to MAGISLEEIKNENVDLERIPVNEVFEQLKCSRDGLTTADGEQRLKIFGPNKLEEKKESKFLKFLGFMWNPLSWVMESAAIMAIALANGGGKPPDWQDFVGIVVLLIINSTISFIEENNAGNAAAALMAGLAPKTKVLRDGRWLEEEAAMLVPGDIISIKLGDIIPADARLLDGDPLKIDQSALTGESLPVTKNPGDEIFSGSTCKQGEIEAVVIATGVHTFFGKAAHLVDSTNNVGHFQKVLTAIGNFCICSIGVGMLVEIIVMYPIQHRRYRDGIDNLLVLLIGGIPIAMPTVLSVTMAIGSHRLSEQGAITKRMTAIEEMAGMDVLCSDKTGTLTLNKLTVDKNMIEIFVKDIDKDIVVLYAARASRVENQDAIDASVVGMLSDPKEARAGIQEVHFLPFNPVDKRTAITYIDSAGKWHRISKGAPEQIIELCNMREDAKKKVHIIIDKFADRGLRSLGVAKQEVPEANKESLGRPWQFIGLLPLFDPPRHDSAETIRRALNLGVNVKMITGDQLAIAKETGRRLGMGTNMYPSSSLLVEKKDDITGGIPIDELIEKADGFAGVFPEHKYEIVKRLQDRKHICGMTGDGVNDAPALKKADIGIAVADATDAARGASDIVLTEPGLSVIVSAVLTSRAIFQRMKNYTIYAVSITIRIVLGFLLVALIWQFDFSPFMVLVIAILNDGTIMTISKDRVKPSPVPDSWKLREIFATGIILGTYMALMTVLFFWIAQETDLFSNAFKVRSIRDNIGQLTAALYLQVSIISQALIFVTRARSWCFVERPGLLLVGAFAVAQLVATVVAVYANWAFAQIRGIGWGWAGVIWLYSIITFVPLDILKFIIRYSLSGQAWDNLFQNKTAFTNKPDYGKGEREAQWALAQRTLHGLHPPENSGSLFNEKNNNYRELSEIAEQAKRRAEVARLRELHTLKGHVESVVKLKGLDIETIQQHYTV from the exons ATGGCTGGCATCTCATTGGAAGAGATCAAAAATGAGAATGTCGATCTT GAGCGGATTCCGGTCAACGAAGTCTTCGAGCAGCTGAAATGCTCCAGGGACGGGCTCACCACTGCGGATGGGGAGCAGCGTCTCAAGATCTTTGGACCCAACAAGCTCGAGGAGAAAAAG GAGAGCAAATTCCTCAAGTTCTTGGGCTTCATGTGGAACCCACTCTCGTGGGTCATGGAGAGTGCTGCCATCATGGCCATCGCTCTTGCCAATGGAGGG GGTAAACCGCCCGACTGGCAAGACTTCGTTGGTATTGTTGTCCTCCTCATCATCAACTCCACCATCAGCTTTATCGAGGAGAACAATGCCGGCAATGCCGCCGCCGCCCTCATGGCTGGCCTTGCCCCAAAGACCAAG GTGTTGAGAGATGGGAGGTGGTTGGAGGAAGAGGCGGCGATGCTTGTGCCGGGAGACATTATCAGCATCAAGCTTGGCGACATCATCCCAGCAGATGCACGCCTCCTGGATGGCGATCCTCTCAAGATTGATCAATCGGCTCTCACCGGAGAGTCCCTCCCTGTGACCAAGAACCCAGGTGATGAGATCTTCTCAGGCTCCACCTGCAAGCAGGGTGAGATTGAGGCTGTCGTCATTGCCACCGGCGTCCACACCTTCTTTGGCAAGGCAGCCCACCTTGTCGATAGCACCAACAATGTGGGCCACTTTCAGAAG GTTCTCACGGCGATTGGTAATTTCTGCATCTGTTCGATCGGAGTGGGGATGCTGGTGGAGATCATTGTCATGTACCCGATTCAGCACCGAAGGTATCGGGATGGGATTGACAACCTTCTGGTGCTCCTCATTGGTGGGATACCAATTGCTATGCCCACGGTGCTGTCAGTCACCATGGCAATCGGGTCACACCGGCTATCCGAGCAAGGGGCCATTACAAAGAGGATGACAGCAATTGAGGAGATGGCGGGGATGGACGTGCTGTGTAGTGACAAGACTGGGACTCTCACCCTCAACAAGCTCACTGTAGACAAGAACATGATTGAG ATTTTTGTGAAAGACATTGACAAGGATATTGTGGTCCTATATGCTGCAAGGGCCTCCAGGGTTGAAAACCAGGATGCAATTGATGCCTCTGTTGTTGGAATGCTATCTGACCCTAAGGAG GCTAGAGCTGGGATCCAGGAGGTGCATTTCCTTCCCTTCAATCCAGTGGACAAGCGCACAGCAATCACCTACATTGACTCTGCTGGTAAGTGGCACCGGATCAGCAAAGGTGCCCCTGAACAG ATTATTGAACTCTGCAACATGAGAGAGGATGCCAAGAAAAAGGTCCACATCATCATCGACAAGTTCGCTGACCGCGGCCTCCGGTCTCTGGGGGTAGCAAAGCAGGAGGTGCCTGAGGCAAACAAGGAGAGCCTTGGTCGACCATGGCAATTCATTggcctcctccctctcttcgaTCCGCCGAGGCATGATAGTGCAGAGACCATCCGCCGAGCACTTAACCTTGGGGTCAATGTGAAGATGATCACTGGTGACCAACTGGCGATTGCGAAGGAGACTGGGAGAAGGCTCGGCATGGGGACCAACATGTACCCCTCCTCCAGCCTTCTCGTAGAGAAGAAGGATGACATCACTGGTGGCATCCCCATTGATGAGCTCATCGAGAAGGCTGATGGGTTTGCCGGTGTCTTCCCAG AACATAAGTATGAGATTGTGAAGCGGCTGCAGGACCGGAAGCACATCTGCGGCATGACAGGTGATGGTGTGAATGATGCGCCTGCCCTGAAGAAGGCTGACATTGGCATTGCAGTTGCAGATGCCACTGACGCAGCTCGCGGTGCATCTGACATTGTGCTGACAGAGCCTGGTCTCAGTGTGATTGTTAGTGCAGTACTGACCAGCCGTGCCATCTTCCAGCGCATGAAGAACTACACCATTTATGCAGTCTCCATCACTATTCGTATTGTTCTTGGCTTCCTACTCGTTGCCCTCATATGGCAGTTCGATTTCTCACCCTTCATGGTTCTTGTCATTGCCATCCTAAATGATGGCACTATCATGACCATCTCCAAGGACCGTGTCAAGCCCTCCCCGGTCCCTGACTCTTGGAAGCTTCGTGAGATCTTCGCCACTGGGATCATTCTTGGCACCTATATGGCCCTCATGACGGTTCTCTTCTTCTGGATTGCACAAGAGACCGACCTCTTCTCC AATGCCTTCAAAGTGAGGTCGATTAGAGACAACATCGGCCAGCTTACAGCGGCTCTGTACCTTCAAGTGAGTATAATAAGCCAAGCGCTTATCTTCGTCACCCGGGCAAGGAGCTGGTGCTTTGTCGAGCGCCCTGGTCTCTTGCTTGTTGGTGCTTTTGCGGTTGCCCAGTTG GTGGCTACAGTCGTTGCGGTATATGCAAACTGGGCCTTCGCACAAATCCGTGGGATTGGATGGGGATGGGCAGGAGTCATATGGCTCTACAGCATCATCACCTTTGTCCCTCTTGACATCCTCAAGTTTATTATTCGCTATTCCTTGAGTGGTCAGGCTTGGGACAACCTTTTCCAGAACAAG ACTGCATTCACTAACAAGCCAGATTATGGGAAGGGAGAACGGGAGGCACAATGGGCACTAGCTCAGCGAACCCTGCATGGTCTGCACCCACCAGAGAATTCAGGCAGTCTCTTTAATGAGAAGAATAACAACTACAGAGAGTTATCTGAGATTGCTGAGCAGGCAAAGAGGCGGGCTGAAGTTGCCAG GCTTAGGGAGCTTCACACACTGAAGGGACATGTCGAGTCAGTAGTGAAACTCAAGGGACTAGACATTGAGACAATCCAACAGCATTATACAGTTTAA
- the LOC103696386 gene encoding 60S ribosomal protein L39, whose amino-acid sequence MPSHKTFRIKKKLAKKMRQNRPIPHWIRMRTDNTIRYNAKRRHWRRTKLGF is encoded by the exons ATG CCGTCGCACAAGACCTTCAGGATCAAGAAGAAGCTGGCGAAGAAGATGAGGCAGAACCGCCCCATCCCCCACTGGATCCGCATGAGGACGGACAACACCATTAG GTACAACGCCAAGCGCAGGCACTGGCGCCGCACGAAGCTAGGATTTTAA